In one Alnus glutinosa chromosome 14, dhAlnGlut1.1, whole genome shotgun sequence genomic region, the following are encoded:
- the LOC133857352 gene encoding mediator of RNA polymerase II transcription subunit 20a-like isoform X1 — protein MPLKWVLHWQPNAGTTVSSQILSEVSQCVESINGVKEGRWRATLTFYKPHTREQLMAAEFPRDFLGILLPEQPNKYYFIIRGQRIVLEADSSIQTLMEKLQSYKTRVALHFDGFQYQLGDFQLRVGKVVPTHSENLRGIVMEVEYLPISSVEKAKQIMEEFLDIWREAISKRSLPGHFMHMEPNFVEYGLTDHYTSQHTAVQYATVMAQLIATVQAVQSVRN, from the exons ATGCCACTCAAATG GGTTTTGCACTGGCAGCCAAACGCAGGAACCACCGTGAGCAGCCAAATCCTGAGCGAAGTCTCGCAGTGCGTCGAGAGCATCAATGGCGTCAAAGAAGGCCGCTGGAGAGCTACGCTCACCTTCTACAAACCCCACACCCGAG AGCAGTTAATGGCGGCCGAGTTCCCTCGCGATTTTCTAGGGATTTTGCTGCCGGAGCAGCCGAACAAGTACTACTTCATAATCCGAGGGCAGCGCATTGTGCTTGAGGCGGACTCGTCGATTCAGACTCTCATGGAGAAGCTTCAGTCTTACAAGACCCGTGTCGCGCTTCATTTCGAT GGCTTTCAGTACCAACTGGGTGACTTTCAGCTGAGAGTGGGAAAAGTTGTTCCTACTCACTCCGAGAATTTGAGAGGGATAGTTATGGAG GTAGAGTATCTTCCAATTTCCTCTGTGGAGAAAGCGAAGCAAATCATGGAAGAGTTCCTGGATATATGGCGAGAAGCTATATCAAAAAGATCATTACCAGGACATTTTATGCATATGGAACCAAATTTTGTAGAGTATGGCCTCACAGACCACTATACTTCCCAGCACACAGCTGTTCAGTATGCTACGGTAATGGCTCAACTCATTGCAACAGTGCAAGCAGTGCAATCAGTGAGAAATTAG
- the LOC133857352 gene encoding mediator of RNA polymerase II transcription subunit 20a-like isoform X2, with amino-acid sequence MASKKAAGELRSPSTNPTPELMAAEFPRDFLGILLPEQPNKYYFIIRGQRIVLEADSSIQTLMEKLQSYKTRVALHFDGFQYQLGDFQLRVGKVVPTHSENLRGIVMEVEYLPISSVEKAKQIMEEFLDIWREAISKRSLPGHFMHMEPNFVEYGLTDHYTSQHTAVQYATVMAQLIATVQAVQSVRN; translated from the exons ATGGCGTCAAAGAAGGCCGCTGGAGAGCTACGCTCACCTTCTACAAACCCCACACCCGAG TTAATGGCGGCCGAGTTCCCTCGCGATTTTCTAGGGATTTTGCTGCCGGAGCAGCCGAACAAGTACTACTTCATAATCCGAGGGCAGCGCATTGTGCTTGAGGCGGACTCGTCGATTCAGACTCTCATGGAGAAGCTTCAGTCTTACAAGACCCGTGTCGCGCTTCATTTCGAT GGCTTTCAGTACCAACTGGGTGACTTTCAGCTGAGAGTGGGAAAAGTTGTTCCTACTCACTCCGAGAATTTGAGAGGGATAGTTATGGAG GTAGAGTATCTTCCAATTTCCTCTGTGGAGAAAGCGAAGCAAATCATGGAAGAGTTCCTGGATATATGGCGAGAAGCTATATCAAAAAGATCATTACCAGGACATTTTATGCATATGGAACCAAATTTTGTAGAGTATGGCCTCACAGACCACTATACTTCCCAGCACACAGCTGTTCAGTATGCTACGGTAATGGCTCAACTCATTGCAACAGTGCAAGCAGTGCAATCAGTGAGAAATTAG